From the genome of Halomonas sp. 1513, one region includes:
- a CDS encoding two-component system response regulator GlrR, producing the protein MKQAARPQGAHILLVDDDASLLKLLGMRLESRGFRVTTAESGRQALDRLGESRPDLVLSDLRMDEMDGLALFHEIQRQAPGLPVIILTAHGSIPDAVSATRQGVFSFLTKPVDRDELFTAIDEALSQTPGPAVDGDNAWRAAIITRSPQMERILEQARMVAGADVSVLVTGPSGSGKELMANAIHHASTRADKPFVAINCGALPEQLLESELFGHAKGAFTGAVNQHQGLFQAADGGTLFLDEIGDMPLTLQVKLLRAIQERHIRPLGSTTSVPIDVRIISATHRDLDRAMREGDFREDLYYRLNVVNLKLPALKERAEDVPLLAKHLVAQAAERHKPFVKGFSPEALNLLASCAWPGNVRQLVNVVEQCVALTSSPMIPEALVSQALAAEENALPSFNEARASFERSYLIKVLKITEGNVTQAARIAGRNRTDFYKLLNRHELEPSSFKPGAAELVSNG; encoded by the coding sequence GTGAAACAAGCAGCCCGACCGCAAGGCGCCCATATCCTGCTGGTGGATGACGATGCGAGCCTGCTGAAGCTGCTGGGCATGCGCCTGGAGAGCCGTGGTTTCCGCGTCACCACCGCCGAAAGCGGCCGCCAGGCCCTCGACCGGCTGGGCGAGTCGCGACCCGACCTGGTGCTCTCCGACCTGCGCATGGACGAAATGGACGGTCTGGCGCTGTTTCATGAGATCCAGCGTCAGGCGCCGGGCCTGCCGGTGATCATCCTCACCGCCCACGGCTCGATCCCCGATGCGGTGAGCGCCACCCGCCAGGGGGTATTCAGCTTCCTGACCAAGCCGGTGGACCGCGACGAGCTGTTCACCGCCATCGACGAAGCGCTGTCGCAGACCCCGGGGCCGGCGGTCGACGGCGACAACGCCTGGCGCGCGGCGATCATCACCCGCAGCCCGCAGATGGAGCGCATCCTCGAGCAGGCGCGGATGGTCGCCGGCGCCGACGTCAGCGTGCTGGTCACCGGCCCCTCGGGGTCGGGCAAGGAGCTGATGGCCAACGCCATCCACCACGCCAGCACCCGGGCCGACAAGCCGTTCGTCGCCATCAACTGCGGCGCGCTGCCCGAGCAGCTGCTCGAGAGCGAGCTGTTCGGCCACGCCAAGGGCGCCTTCACCGGCGCAGTGAACCAGCACCAGGGGCTGTTCCAGGCCGCCGACGGCGGCACCCTGTTCCTCGACGAGATCGGCGACATGCCGCTGACCCTGCAGGTCAAGCTGCTGCGCGCCATCCAGGAGCGCCATATCCGCCCGCTGGGCTCCACCACCTCGGTGCCCATCGACGTGCGCATCATCTCGGCGACTCACCGCGACCTCGACCGCGCCATGCGCGAGGGCGACTTCCGCGAGGATCTCTACTACCGCCTCAACGTGGTCAACCTCAAGCTGCCGGCGCTCAAGGAGCGCGCCGAGGACGTGCCGCTGCTGGCCAAGCACCTGGTGGCCCAGGCCGCCGAGCGCCACAAGCCGTTCGTCAAGGGCTTCTCGCCGGAGGCGCTCAACCTGCTGGCCTCGTGTGCCTGGCCCGGCAACGTGCGCCAGTTGGTCAACGTGGTGGAGCAGTGCGTGGCGCTGACCAGCTCGCCGATGATTCCCGAGGCGCTGGTCTCCCAGGCGCTGGCCGCCGAGGAGAACGCGCTGCCGTCGTTCAATGAGGCGCGCGCCAGCTTCGAGCGCAGCTACCTGATCAAGGTGCTCAAGATCACCGAAGGCAACGTCACCCAGGCGGCGCGCATCGCCGGGCGCAACCGCACCGATTTCTACAAGCTGCTCAATCGCCACGAGCTAGAGCCCAGCAGCTTCAAGCCGGGCGCCGCCGAGCTGGTCAGCAACGGCTAG
- a CDS encoding two-component sensor histidine kinase, producing MTTQVSRRWRPRSLLQLVLLAFIVVMLPLGVLMFQAGQALSELTRLADVSARQAVEETRRARELSSLALEMERSARQYAVIEQEGLMEIYLERVDEFGELLDQHRRLLPDDPHMLALLDQLSLLRSMPDLPIEEFREELFAFVPFAANTEAVRRATNRHIDSRIDTIREQASSVQTQLWLQTAALVSASLVLMLLFTWLIIRPIRQLERRILGLGNSGTAAPAKTIQGPAELVSLGDRLDWLSSRLNELEAQKQQFLRHMSHELKTPLASVREGTALLSDGVAGEITSRQKEILELIDSSGKELQTLIEQLLDYNLLQHDKGASVVRFDLATVVKELLAKHQLALEHKEMRVEWFDKPLDWQADRVATGRILDNLLSNAIAYGEDGGELAIRAWTRGERLFVEVANSGEPIAEEDRPRLFEAFYQGRARRKGPLKGSGIGLSVAADCARAQHGELMLVEDSQLPVCFRLVLPWADTVSGGQETHKAPLMLPKEMASHHVRND from the coding sequence ATGACCACTCAGGTCTCGCGCCGCTGGCGCCCCCGCTCGCTGCTGCAGCTGGTGCTGCTAGCCTTCATCGTAGTGATGCTGCCGCTCGGCGTGCTGATGTTTCAGGCCGGGCAGGCGCTCTCCGAACTCACCCGCCTGGCCGACGTCAGCGCTCGCCAGGCGGTGGAGGAAACTCGCCGAGCCCGCGAGCTCTCCAGCCTGGCGCTGGAGATGGAGCGCAGCGCGCGCCAGTACGCGGTGATCGAGCAGGAGGGGCTGATGGAGATCTATCTCGAGCGCGTCGACGAGTTCGGCGAGCTGCTCGACCAGCATCGCCGCCTGCTGCCCGACGACCCGCATATGCTGGCGCTGCTCGACCAGCTGTCGCTGCTGCGCAGCATGCCCGACCTGCCCATCGAGGAGTTCCGCGAGGAGCTGTTCGCCTTCGTGCCTTTCGCCGCCAATACCGAGGCGGTGCGCCGCGCCACCAATCGCCACATCGACAGCCGGATCGACACCATCCGCGAGCAGGCCAGCAGCGTGCAGACTCAGCTGTGGCTGCAGACCGCGGCGCTGGTCTCGGCAAGCCTAGTGCTGATGCTGCTCTTCACCTGGCTGATCATCCGACCGATTCGGCAGCTCGAGCGGCGCATCCTGGGGCTCGGCAACAGCGGCACGGCAGCGCCGGCCAAGACCATCCAGGGGCCGGCGGAGCTGGTCAGCCTCGGCGACCGCCTGGATTGGCTGTCATCGCGTCTCAACGAGCTGGAAGCCCAGAAGCAGCAGTTCCTGCGCCACATGTCCCACGAGCTCAAGACGCCGCTGGCCAGCGTGCGCGAGGGCACTGCGCTGCTCAGCGACGGCGTGGCCGGTGAGATCACCTCGCGCCAGAAAGAGATTCTCGAGCTGATCGACAGCAGCGGCAAGGAGCTGCAGACCCTGATCGAGCAGTTGCTCGACTATAATTTGTTGCAGCACGACAAGGGCGCCAGCGTGGTGCGTTTCGATCTCGCCACCGTGGTCAAGGAGCTGCTGGCCAAGCATCAGCTGGCCCTCGAACACAAGGAGATGCGCGTCGAGTGGTTCGACAAGCCCCTCGACTGGCAGGCTGATCGCGTTGCCACCGGGCGCATTCTCGACAATCTACTGTCTAATGCCATTGCCTATGGAGAAGACGGCGGTGAGCTGGCGATCCGTGCCTGGACCCGCGGCGAGCGGCTGTTCGTCGAGGTGGCCAATAGCGGCGAGCCGATCGCCGAGGAGGACCGTCCACGGCTGTTCGAGGCCTTCTACCAAGGCCGCGCCCGGCGCAAGGGCCCGCTCAAGGGCTCTGGCATCGGCCTGTCGGTGGCTGCCGACTGCGCCCGCGCCCAGCACGGCGAGCTGATGCTGGTCGAAGATAGCCAGCTGCCGGTCTGTTTTCGCCTGGTCCTGCCTTGGGCAGACACCGTCAGCGGCGGGCAGGAGACACACAAGGCACCTTTGATGCTGCCCAAAGAGATGGCGAGCCATCATGTAAGGAACGACTGA
- a CDS encoding glutamine-hydrolyzing GMP synthase: MTDIHAHKILILDFGSQYTQLIARRVREIGVYSEVRAFDISEEEIREYAPNGIILSGGPESTVAEGSPRAPQCVFELGLPVLGICYGMQTMAEQLGGAVEGSNKHEFGYAQVTIDSSDDMFRDIKDHVDHDGKALLDVWMSHGDKVARAPDTFTVTASTPSCPIAAMSWAEKHFYGVQFHPEVTHTLQGQRILEHFVVGICGAEKLWTPAKIIEDQVARVRDQVGDRHVLLGLSGGVDSSVVAALLHRAIGDQLTCVFVDNGLLRKNEGGQVMETFAKHMGVKVIRVDAEDLFLDKLKGVADPEAKRKAIGNTFIEVFDDEASKIEGVDFLAQGTIYPDVIESAASKTGKAHVIKSHHNVGGLPETMKLKLVEPLRELFKDEVRKLGVELGLPYDMVYRHPFPGPGLGVRILGEVKKEYADILREADAIFIEELHNADWYHKTSQAFAVFLPVKSVGVVGDGRRYEWVIALRAVETIDFMTARWAHLPYELLETVSNRIINEISGVSRVTYDVSSKPPATIEWE; this comes from the coding sequence ATGACCGACATTCACGCCCACAAGATCCTGATCCTCGACTTCGGCTCCCAGTACACCCAGCTGATCGCCCGCCGCGTGCGCGAGATCGGCGTCTACTCCGAGGTTCGCGCCTTCGATATCAGCGAGGAGGAGATCCGCGAGTACGCCCCCAACGGCATCATCCTCTCCGGCGGGCCGGAGTCCACCGTGGCCGAGGGCTCCCCCCGCGCGCCGCAGTGCGTGTTCGAACTGGGCCTGCCGGTGCTGGGCATCTGCTACGGCATGCAGACCATGGCCGAGCAGCTCGGCGGTGCCGTGGAAGGCTCCAACAAGCATGAGTTCGGCTACGCCCAGGTCACCATCGACAGCAGCGACGACATGTTCCGCGACATCAAGGACCATGTGGACCACGACGGCAAGGCGCTGCTCGACGTGTGGATGAGCCACGGCGACAAGGTCGCCCGTGCGCCGGACACCTTCACCGTCACCGCCTCAACCCCGAGCTGCCCCATCGCTGCGATGAGCTGGGCCGAGAAGCACTTCTACGGCGTGCAGTTCCACCCCGAGGTGACCCACACCCTGCAGGGCCAGCGCATCCTCGAGCACTTCGTGGTTGGCATCTGCGGCGCCGAGAAGCTCTGGACCCCGGCCAAGATCATCGAAGACCAGGTCGCCCGGGTGCGCGACCAGGTCGGCGACCGCCACGTGCTGCTGGGCCTCTCTGGCGGCGTCGACTCCTCGGTCGTCGCGGCCCTCCTGCACCGCGCCATCGGCGACCAGCTGACCTGCGTATTCGTCGACAACGGCCTGCTGCGCAAGAACGAGGGCGGGCAGGTGATGGAGACCTTTGCCAAGCACATGGGTGTGAAGGTGATCCGCGTCGACGCCGAAGACCTGTTCCTCGACAAGCTCAAGGGCGTTGCAGACCCAGAAGCCAAGCGCAAGGCGATCGGCAACACCTTCATCGAGGTGTTCGACGACGAGGCCAGCAAGATTGAGGGCGTCGATTTCCTGGCCCAGGGCACCATCTACCCCGACGTGATCGAATCCGCCGCCAGCAAGACCGGCAAGGCCCACGTGATCAAGTCGCACCACAACGTCGGCGGCCTGCCCGAGACCATGAAGCTCAAGCTGGTCGAACCGCTGCGCGAGCTGTTCAAGGACGAAGTGCGCAAGCTCGGCGTCGAGCTCGGCCTGCCGTATGACATGGTCTACCGCCACCCCTTCCCGGGGCCGGGCCTGGGCGTGCGCATCCTCGGCGAAGTGAAGAAGGAGTACGCCGACATCCTGCGCGAAGCCGACGCCATCTTCATCGAGGAGCTGCACAACGCCGACTGGTACCACAAGACCAGCCAGGCCTTCGCCGTGTTCCTGCCGGTCAAGTCCGTGGGCGTGGTCGGCGATGGGCGCCGCTACGAATGGGTCATCGCCCTGCGCGCCGTTGAAACCATCGACTTCATGACCGCACGCTGGGCGCACCTGCCCTACGAGCTGCTGGAAACCGTCTCCAACCGCATCATCAACGAGATCAGTGGCGTATCGCGGGTGACCTATGACGTCAGCAGCAAGCCCCCCGCGACGATTGAGTGGGAGTGA
- a CDS encoding IMP dehydrogenase produces MLRMAQEALTFDDVLLVPGYSEVLPKDVSLKSRLTRNLELNIPLVSSAMDTVTEARLAIAMAQEGGIGIIHKNMTIAGQASEVRKVKKHESVIVKDPVTVGPKAKLQDLLAMADEYGYSGFPVVEGDALVGIVTGRDMRFQPDHSDSVEAIMTPRDKLVTVPVGTPLSEIKVKLQENRIEKILIVDEDFHLHGLVTVRDIEKARTYPFAAKDADGRLLVGAAVGTGPETPDRIAALAEAGVDVIVVDTAHGHSKGVIDRVRWAKEHFPGVQVIGGNIATAGAAVALAEAGADAVKVGIGPGSICTTRVVAGVGVPQITAVSNVAEALKPYDIPLIADGGIRYSGDLAKAIAAGASTVMIGGLLAGTEEAPGEVELYQGRTYKAYRGMGSMGAMSQSQGSSDRYFQDKDAGADKLVPEGVEGRVPYKGMMSAIVHQLMGGLRASMGYTGCTSILEMRTKPEFVQITGAGFAESHVHDVQITKEAPNYRAS; encoded by the coding sequence ATGCTACGTATGGCTCAAGAAGCACTTACGTTCGATGACGTATTACTCGTTCCCGGCTACTCTGAGGTCCTGCCCAAGGACGTCAGCCTCAAGTCCCGCCTGACCCGCAACCTCGAACTCAATATCCCCCTCGTCTCATCCGCCATGGATACCGTCACCGAAGCGCGCCTGGCCATCGCCATGGCCCAGGAAGGTGGCATCGGCATCATCCACAAGAACATGACCATCGCCGGCCAGGCCTCCGAGGTGCGCAAGGTCAAGAAGCACGAGAGCGTGATCGTCAAGGACCCGGTTACCGTGGGCCCCAAGGCCAAGCTGCAGGACCTGCTGGCGATGGCCGACGAGTACGGCTACTCCGGCTTCCCGGTGGTCGAGGGCGACGCGCTGGTGGGCATCGTCACCGGCCGCGACATGCGCTTCCAGCCCGACCACAGCGACAGCGTCGAGGCGATCATGACCCCGCGCGACAAGCTGGTCACCGTGCCGGTGGGCACGCCGCTGTCGGAGATCAAGGTCAAGCTGCAGGAGAACCGCATCGAGAAGATCCTGATCGTCGATGAGGACTTCCACCTGCACGGCCTGGTCACGGTGCGCGACATCGAGAAGGCGCGCACCTACCCGTTCGCCGCCAAGGACGCCGACGGCCGCCTGCTGGTCGGCGCCGCAGTGGGCACCGGCCCCGAGACCCCGGACCGCATCGCCGCGCTGGCCGAGGCCGGGGTCGATGTGATCGTCGTTGACACCGCCCACGGCCACTCCAAGGGCGTGATCGACCGCGTGCGCTGGGCCAAGGAGCACTTCCCCGGCGTGCAGGTGATCGGTGGCAACATCGCCACCGCCGGCGCCGCCGTGGCGCTGGCCGAAGCCGGCGCCGATGCGGTCAAGGTCGGCATCGGCCCGGGCTCGATCTGCACCACCCGCGTAGTGGCCGGCGTCGGTGTGCCGCAGATCACCGCGGTCTCCAACGTCGCCGAGGCGCTCAAGCCCTACGACATCCCGCTGATTGCCGACGGCGGCATCCGCTACTCCGGCGACCTGGCCAAGGCCATCGCCGCCGGCGCCAGCACGGTGATGATCGGCGGTCTGCTGGCCGGCACCGAAGAGGCGCCGGGCGAGGTCGAGCTCTACCAGGGGCGTACCTACAAGGCCTACCGCGGCATGGGCTCGATGGGCGCCATGTCCCAGAGCCAGGGCTCCAGCGACCGCTACTTCCAGGACAAGGACGCCGGCGCCGACAAGCTGGTACCGGAAGGCGTCGAAGGCCGCGTGCCCTACAAGGGCATGATGAGCGCCATCGTCCACCAGCTGATGGGCGGCCTGCGCGCCTCGATGGGCTACACCGGCTGCACCAGCATCCTCGAGATGCGCACCAAGCCCGAGTTCGTGCAGATCACCGGGGCCGGCTTCGCCGAATCCCACGTGCACGACGTGCAGATCACCAAGGAAGCCCCGAACTACCGGGCCAGCTGA
- a CDS encoding amino-acid N-acetyltransferase — protein sequence MNTRFPFVDWFRNSSPYINAHRGRTFVILIEGEAMAQGRGEQLIQDLALLHTLGVRLVVVFGIRPQVNAALEAAGVTPTRHDGRWIADAAIMACVERVAAEQRLWLEARLSLGLPNTPLHGVELTAVSGNLVMAKPLGVREGVDYDHSGEVRRVRASAVQALLEQGALVLLPPLGFSSTGEVFDLDASEVAQQAAVALKADKLILLGEADGLHDESGALQRQLTPGEAEPLRHRSPPGSELDRHLAAACGAARFGVARTHLLSWHDHDALLGELFTRDGVGTMITQHRYEQLRAAQLGDIAGLLELLEPLERRGMLVARSRERLEHEIDDYLVIERDGMIIGCAALHAFPEAEMAELACVAVHDDYRRGARGGLLLAETERRARRQGLTSLFALTTHTTHWFFEHGFHLAELSELPNLKRDAYNHARKSKILLKQLV from the coding sequence TTGAACACTCGCTTTCCCTTCGTCGACTGGTTCCGCAATTCCTCGCCGTATATCAATGCGCACCGCGGGCGAACCTTCGTGATCCTGATCGAAGGCGAGGCCATGGCGCAGGGGCGAGGCGAACAGCTGATCCAGGACCTGGCGCTGCTGCACACCCTGGGGGTGCGGCTGGTGGTGGTGTTCGGCATTCGGCCCCAGGTGAATGCCGCCCTCGAAGCCGCGGGCGTTACCCCCACCCGCCACGACGGCCGCTGGATCGCCGACGCTGCGATCATGGCCTGCGTCGAGCGGGTCGCCGCCGAGCAGCGGCTGTGGCTGGAGGCGCGCCTTTCGCTTGGGCTGCCCAACACCCCGCTGCACGGCGTCGAGCTGACCGCGGTGTCCGGCAATCTGGTGATGGCCAAGCCGCTGGGGGTGCGCGAGGGGGTCGACTACGACCACAGCGGCGAGGTGCGCCGGGTGCGCGCCTCGGCGGTCCAGGCACTGCTCGAGCAGGGCGCGCTGGTGCTGCTGCCGCCGCTGGGCTTCTCGAGCACCGGCGAGGTCTTCGACCTGGATGCCTCGGAGGTCGCCCAGCAGGCCGCGGTGGCGCTCAAGGCCGACAAGCTGATCCTGCTTGGCGAGGCCGATGGCCTGCACGACGAGAGCGGTGCCCTGCAGCGCCAGCTGACCCCCGGCGAAGCGGAGCCGCTGCGCCACCGTTCGCCGCCGGGCAGCGAGCTGGATCGTCACCTGGCGGCGGCCTGCGGTGCGGCGCGTTTCGGCGTGGCACGCACCCATCTGCTGTCGTGGCACGATCACGACGCCTTGCTCGGCGAGTTGTTCACCCGCGACGGCGTCGGCACCATGATCACCCAGCACCGCTATGAGCAGCTGCGCGCCGCCCAGCTGGGCGATATCGCCGGCCTGCTCGAGCTGCTCGAGCCCCTCGAGCGGCGCGGGATGCTGGTGGCCCGCTCCCGCGAGCGCCTCGAGCACGAGATCGACGACTACCTGGTGATCGAGCGCGACGGCATGATCATCGGCTGTGCGGCGCTGCACGCCTTCCCCGAGGCAGAGATGGCCGAGCTGGCCTGCGTGGCGGTGCACGACGACTATCGGCGCGGCGCGCGGGGCGGGCTGCTGCTGGCCGAGACCGAGCGCCGCGCCCGGCGCCAGGGGCTGACCTCGCTGTTCGCCCTGACCACCCACACCACCCACTGGTTCTTCGAGCACGGCTTCCACCTGGCCGAGCTCAGCGAGCTGCCGAACCTCAAGCGCGACGCCTACAATCACGCGCGCAAGTCCAAGATCCTGCTCAAGCAGTTGGTCTAG
- a CDS encoding exodeoxyribonuclease VII large subunit, translating to MPPSEPPTLSVSDLNRRARLLLEGDFGDCWVEGELSGVSRPASGHVYFTLKDERAQLRCALFRNRSRFVAAPLNNGDRVKLRGKVSLFEPRGDFQMIVDAVQAAGAGDLLAALERLKHQLAAEGVFANARALPFPPRRLLVMTSPSGAAIRDVLAVLRARWPLVEVDIVPVPVQGREAAPAMIRALALLNRQSQPGGRFDPTRDALLITRGGGSLEDLWAFNDEHLARAIFHSRLPVMSAVGHEVDSGLSDFAADARAPTPSAAAEMLVPDQADLRRRLSLAGRRLAQAQQVRLQREAQRLDHLRARLRHPGERLAQQRQHLAQLETRLQRAMRARLDHGRQRQQHLQARLNGIDPAGLLRQAELRKRQASERLFAVMPRQLERQRSRLEALARELQAVSPLAVLGRGYAIVEDEQGQVVRRAADAQPGQALTTRLGEGRLAVEVTRRLEE from the coding sequence ATGCCGCCATCTGAACCCCCTACCCTTTCCGTCAGCGACCTCAACCGCCGCGCCCGCCTGCTGCTGGAGGGCGACTTCGGCGACTGCTGGGTGGAGGGCGAGCTGTCCGGGGTCTCGCGGCCCGCCTCGGGCCACGTCTACTTCACCCTCAAGGATGAGCGCGCCCAGCTGCGCTGCGCGCTGTTCCGCAACCGCTCGAGGTTCGTCGCCGCGCCGCTCAACAACGGCGACCGGGTCAAGCTGCGCGGCAAGGTGTCGCTGTTCGAACCGCGCGGCGACTTTCAGATGATCGTCGACGCCGTGCAGGCGGCCGGCGCCGGCGACCTGCTCGCCGCCCTGGAGCGTCTCAAGCATCAGCTCGCCGCCGAGGGCGTGTTCGCCAACGCCCGCGCCCTGCCCTTCCCGCCGCGCCGGCTGCTGGTGATGACCTCGCCCAGCGGCGCGGCGATCCGCGACGTGCTGGCGGTCCTCCGGGCACGCTGGCCGCTGGTGGAGGTCGATATCGTGCCGGTGCCGGTGCAGGGCCGCGAAGCGGCGCCGGCGATGATCCGCGCCCTGGCGCTGCTCAACCGCCAGAGCCAGCCCGGCGGGCGCTTCGATCCGACGCGCGATGCGCTGCTGATCACCCGCGGCGGCGGCAGCCTCGAGGACCTGTGGGCCTTCAACGACGAGCACCTGGCGCGGGCGATCTTCCACTCGCGACTGCCGGTGATGTCGGCGGTGGGCCACGAGGTCGACAGCGGCCTCAGCGACTTCGCCGCCGACGCCCGAGCCCCTACCCCCTCCGCCGCCGCCGAGATGCTGGTACCCGACCAGGCCGACCTGCGCCGGCGGCTGAGCCTCGCCGGCCGGCGGCTGGCACAGGCCCAGCAGGTGCGCCTGCAGCGCGAGGCTCAGCGCCTCGACCATCTGCGTGCGCGGCTGCGCCACCCCGGCGAGCGGCTGGCCCAGCAGCGCCAGCACCTGGCCCAGCTGGAGACGCGCCTGCAGCGCGCCATGCGTGCGCGCCTCGACCACGGCCGCCAGCGCCAGCAGCACCTGCAGGCGCGGCTCAACGGCATCGACCCGGCCGGCCTGCTGCGCCAGGCCGAGCTGCGCAAGCGCCAGGCCAGCGAGCGGCTGTTCGCCGTCATGCCGCGCCAGCTGGAGCGCCAGCGCAGCCGCCTCGAGGCCCTGGCCCGCGAGCTGCAGGCGGTCAGCCCGCTGGCGGTGCTGGGCCGCGGCTATGCCATCGTGGAGGACGAACAGGGGCAGGTGGTGCGGCGCGCCGCCGACGCCCAACCCGGCCAGGCGCTCACCACCCGGCTCGGCGAGGGGCGCCTTGCGGTCGAGGTCACGCGGCGCCTGGAGGAGTAG